DNA from Prevotella melaninogenica:
GACTCCTTTATGGCCTTCTGTTCCTTCTTATCGAATCTATCAATGCCACCTTCCTCTTTCATCCGCTACCACCACTCATCTGCCTTTGTCTGTTCCAATGCGGTGAGTCCTTCCAGCGGCTTGCCAAATAAAGAATTAGTTCCTCTGTTCTTAAAACGCTCTGTCAGTGCAAAGGCAATCCTTCTGACCTGCAAGGCTGTGAGAGAAGGTTCAAAACCGATATTGAGCAGGATGAGCGAATGTACGTGTCCAGCCACGTCACGATAGGACTCTTTTAGTCTATAATAAAGAGCCTTCTCCCCAGTTGCTGGGTTGAAACGTGTCTGTACATTTGCGTGCATGGGTGCAAAGTAACAAAAAAAAAATTGATATGCTGGTGTCCTACAAATCAGATTTTGCCCATATTTAGAAAACGCTATGCCTGATTATTAAGCACTTAGCAAATCAGAAGCCTTCAAAATATACTGAAAATTTATGAAAAATAATTTTGCCCGTTAAACTTGAGTTAGAGGTTTGGTTTAAACGGATAAGCCTAAATAATTCTATTAAGTTCGATATTTTATCCCCCCTACTCTACCTTTTTGTTTCTTTTTATTAGTCAAGAAAGTGTTTTATCATGTGTTTTTTGTATCTTTGCGCAGATAATTATAAAGATTTAGAATGAAACATTTCGCCCTCATACTGTCGATTCTTTCATTGCTGACAGTGGCTTGTACTGATAAAAAAAGTACAGAAGAGCCAGTTGCAAAGGTTATTGATACGATTCCAATGTTGGTAACACAGGTACAGCAATGTTCACGACTTTACACAACAGAATACCGTATTCATAAGATTATCACTCATGATGATAAGATGAAACTGTCTGGCTCGTTCATGAAGCAAGACTTCAGTGTGACTTTACCATTAGGTGATCGTCGAATTGCAATTCCAATGGACGCTACATTGAAAGCCTACATAGACTTATCTGGTTTTAGTGATAAGAATATTCAACGCCAAGGAAAGGAACTTCTCATTACCCTACCCGATCCAAAGATTGTTCTTACTTCAACAAAGATTAATCATAAGGAGGTGAAGGAATATGTGGCACTGACACGTCATAACTTTACGGATGCTGAACTTACAAGTTATGAAGCACAAGGAAGAAAACAGATTATAGCTTCTATACCACAGATGGGTATCATCGAACAGGCACAAGAAAGTGCTGCACGACAGCTTGTTCCGATCTTTACTGCTATGGGGTATAAAGAATCTGACATAACTGTCTCATTCCGCAAAAAGTTTACTCTGAAGGATTTAGGACAGGTGATTGAAGTAAATAAAAAGGATTGAAAATGGAAACAAGAACACCTGAAAATATAATAACAGAGCAAAAGAAGAATGATATTAAGCCGAATAAGAAAGGACTTCTTAGTCGTTTCTTATCATTTAATAAAGGCTGTCTGCTGACCTTTTTAATCATCATTAGTATTTGTGTCGGTCTATTTTATTGGTTTAATTCATCCAATAAGATAAGTATATCTGCTGATCAGCGTATTGATATAACGCCAACACAGATACAACAAATACAAGATATAGGTCAGTGGGAATTTCTTGCAATCAATGATGAAGAACTCATAGATACGGTGAGTCGTGGCTTTTTCTCTGACTCAGAACTTGTGCGTATCTATTATGGTACGGTTCGTTTAGGTGTTGACTTGCATCAGACAGAACCTCATTGGCTTCGTGTTGAGAATGACAGTGTTATCGTTGCAAAGTTGCCACCTATTGGATTACTTGACACTAACTTTATCGACGAGGCTAAATCACGCTCATTTTTTGAGAAAGGAGACTGGACTTCGGCTGATCGTGAACAACTCTATAATCGTGCCTATAAAAAGATGTTAGCTCGTTGTATGACAACTGAGAATATTAGAATTGCTGAGAAAAATGCTAAACAACAGTTTACTCAGTTCCTCCGTTCTATGGGATATAAAAACATTAAGGTTGAGTTTGTCTCAAAGAAACAATAACAAACACAGTTATTAGGAAGTTTACAGTTTTATAATTGAGGGGTAATAAAAGGATAATGGCATC
Protein-coding regions in this window:
- a CDS encoding DUF4230 domain-containing protein, giving the protein MKHFALILSILSLLTVACTDKKSTEEPVAKVIDTIPMLVTQVQQCSRLYTTEYRIHKIITHDDKMKLSGSFMKQDFSVTLPLGDRRIAIPMDATLKAYIDLSGFSDKNIQRQGKELLITLPDPKIVLTSTKINHKEVKEYVALTRHNFTDAELTSYEAQGRKQIIASIPQMGIIEQAQESAARQLVPIFTAMGYKESDITVSFRKKFTLKDLGQVIEVNKKD
- a CDS encoding DUF4230 domain-containing protein → METRTPENIITEQKKNDIKPNKKGLLSRFLSFNKGCLLTFLIIISICVGLFYWFNSSNKISISADQRIDITPTQIQQIQDIGQWEFLAINDEELIDTVSRGFFSDSELVRIYYGTVRLGVDLHQTEPHWLRVENDSVIVAKLPPIGLLDTNFIDEAKSRSFFEKGDWTSADREQLYNRAYKKMLARCMTTENIRIAEKNAKQQFTQFLRSMGYKNIKVEFVSKKQ